One genomic segment of Hordeum vulgare subsp. vulgare chromosome 2H, MorexV3_pseudomolecules_assembly, whole genome shotgun sequence includes these proteins:
- the LOC123427382 gene encoding aldehyde dehydrogenase family 3 member F1-like, producing the protein MGTMATSVEEIGAAVELPALQRRLGELRATFEGGRTRPLSWRQSQLRALLRLLADKEEEAFRALHADLGKHRAEAYRDEVGVLTKSANAALREMGKWAAPEKVWAPLAAFPASAHVVPEPLGVVLIFSCWNFPLGLSLEPLIGAIAAGNAVALKPSELAPATARFLEENIGEYLDATAVKVIQGGPAVGEQLMEHRWDKVLFTGCPRVARVVMAAAAKHLTPVALELGGKCPCIFDAVAGRRNLQSSVNRVIFAKWSSCAGQACIAIDYVLVEERFAPTLIKLLKSTLKRFIADSDQMARIVNARHFQRLSNLLKDPAVAASILHGGNLDAKNLSIDPTILLNPPLDSAIMTEEIFGPLLPIITVKKIEDSIAFVRARPKPLAVYAFTDSAPLKRRIVEETSSGSVTFNDAVVQFGIDSLPFGGVGQSGFGQYHGKYSFEMFSHKKAVLRRGFLVEAMLRYPPWDEQKIAMMRHLYRYDYVRFIFTFLGLWK; encoded by the exons ATGGGCACAATGGCGaccagcgtggaggagatcggcgcGGCGGTGGAGCTGCCCGCGCTGCAGCGCCGCCTGGGCGAGCTGCGGGCGACCTTCGAGGGCGGCAGGACCCGGCCCCTGTCGTGGCGGCAGTCCCAGctgcgcgccctcctccggctcctcgccgacaaggaggaggaggccttCCGCGCGCTCCACGCCGACCTCGGCAAGCACCGCGCCGAGGCCTACAGAGACGAG GTCGGCGTGCTCACCAAGTCCGCCAACGCCGCGCTGCGGGAGATGGGGAAATGGGCGGCGCCGGAGAAG GTCTGGGCGCCGCTGGCGGCGTTCCCGGCGAGCGCGCATGTCGTGCCGGAGCCGCTCGGAGTCGTCCTCATCTTCTCCTGCTGGAACTTTCCCTTGG GTCTGTCTTTGGAGCCGCTGATCGGGGCCATAGCGGCGGGGAACGCCGTGGCGCTGAAGCCGTCGGAGCTGGCGCCGGCGACGGCCAGGTTCCTGGAGGAGAACATAGGCGAGTACCTGGACGCCACGGCGGTGAAGGTCATCCAGGGCGGCCCCGCGGTGGGCGAGCAGCTCATGGAGCACAGATGGGACAAGGTCCTCTTCACCG GGTGCCCGCGCGTGGCGCGCGTggtgatggcggcggcggcgaagcaCCTGACGCCGGTGGCGCTGGAGCTGGGCGGGAAGTGCCCCTGCATCTTCGACGCCGTTGCCGGCAGGAGGAACCTCCAGTCCTCGGTGAACCGCGTGATCTTCGCCAAGTGGTCGTCCTGCGCCGGCCAGGCCTGCATCGCCATCGACTACGTGCTCGTCGAGGAGCGATTCGCGCCCACCCTG ATCAAGTTGCTCAAGTCGACGCTCAAGAGGTTCATCGCCGACTCGGACCAGATGGCGCGGATCGTCAACGCGCGGCATTTCCAGCGGCTGAGTAACCTCCTCAAGGACCCGGCGGTGGCGGCATCCATCCTGCACGGCGGCAACTTAGACGCCAAGAACCT GTCCATCGATCCCACGATACTGCTGAACCCGCCGCTGGACTCGGCGATCATGACCGAGGAGATCTTCGGCCCTCTGCTCCCCATCATCACG gtgaagaagatcgAGGACAGCATCGCGTTCGTGAGGGCGCGGCCGAAGCCGCTGGCGGTGTACGCCTTCACCGACAGCGCGCCGCTGAAGCGCCGGATCGTGGAGGAGACGTCGTCGGGGAGCGTCACCTTCAACGACGCCGTCGTGCAA TTCGGGATCGACTCGCTGCCGTTCGGCGGCGTGGGGCAGAGCGGGTTCGGGCAGTACCACGGCAAGTACTCCTTCGAGATGTTCAGCCACAAGAAGGCGGTGCTGCGGCGGGGGTTCCTGGTGGAGGCCATGCTGAGGTACCCGCCGTGGGACGAGCAGAAGATCGCCATGATGCGCCACCTCTACCGCTACGACTACGTCCGCTTCATCTTCACCTTCCTCGGCCTGTGGAAATGA